A single genomic interval of Polaribacter vadi harbors:
- a CDS encoding pyridoxamine 5'-phosphate oxidase family protein → MRQSLNQKECATLLADNYIGYLGYISKNSPFIVPITYFFDGKKTIIIYSSEGHKINAMRKNNNVSLQVSEIKNIDNWNSVLAHGNFEELSGIDAKHNLHEFADGIKNIILRKEEINLHFIGEFSSKINKEEIPIVGKITINELTGKTRIN, encoded by the coding sequence ATGAGACAAAGTTTAAATCAAAAAGAATGCGCTACGCTTTTAGCAGATAATTATATTGGTTATTTAGGTTATATCTCTAAAAATAGTCCTTTTATTGTGCCCATAACTTATTTTTTTGATGGAAAAAAAACAATAATTATCTATTCTTCTGAGGGACACAAAATAAATGCAATGCGTAAAAATAATAACGTTTCTCTTCAGGTTTCAGAAATAAAAAATATTGATAATTGGAATTCTGTTTTAGCTCACGGAAATTTTGAAGAGCTTTCTGGTATTGATGCAAAACATAATTTACATGAATTTGCAGATGGTATTAAAAATATTATCCTAAGAAAAGAAGAAATAAATTTACATTTTATTGGTGAGTTTTCAAGCAAAATAAACAAAGAAGAAATTCCTATTGTTGGTAAAATTACTATAAATGAGTTAACAGGAAAAACCAGAATTAATTAA
- a CDS encoding DUF5675 family protein — MELLLQRAYFKEGTNGTLFCSDKFLCHTIELPWKNNKRTISCIPEGAYQIEPRFSKRFKHHLILKNVKGRSFILFHPANDAKRDLEGCIAPVTYLSGIGKGVYSRDAMQKLLSLSYQAKDRKEKILLIIKSQNYENYRTL, encoded by the coding sequence ATGGAGTTATTACTTCAAAGAGCTTATTTTAAAGAGGGTACTAATGGTACTCTCTTTTGTTCTGACAAATTTCTTTGTCATACGATTGAGTTGCCCTGGAAAAATAACAAACGAACTATTTCTTGCATTCCTGAAGGAGCATATCAAATTGAGCCAAGATTTTCAAAACGCTTCAAGCATCATTTGATTTTGAAAAATGTGAAAGGTAGAAGCTTTATTTTATTTCATCCTGCCAATGATGCTAAACGAGATTTAGAAGGCTGCATTGCTCCTGTAACTTACTTAAGTGGTATCGGAAAAGGTGTCTATTCCAGAGATGCGATGCAAAAATTATTGTCATTATCATATCAAGCTAAAGACCGAAAAGAAAAAATCTTATTAATTATTAAATCACAGAATTATGAAAATTATAGAACGTTATAA
- a CDS encoding mechanosensitive ion channel domain-containing protein, translating to MEYFENLINEFPFLWSIMKFLIIILFVFFIINYLRKYLKKKIPNLTVRYKSQKGVEIIGYIVLLIIIIIYFTGTIKDFTVIIGLFTAGLAFTLQELILSIAGSVYIFLVKVYTPGDRIEINGIKGDVIDVDSIYTTMMEIGQWVNSDNYTGRIVKLSNAFVFKGPVYNYSQDFPFIWDEFNLPIRYGSNIDLAKSIIIKTATETLSEYTMNSKAQWNAVVNKYYIEDAQVDPTLAITLTDNWIQFNLRYIVDFKKRRLTKHVLHDKIRKEIEKTNDAVILASTTLEVIKIPDVKIDLKTPINT from the coding sequence ATGGAATATTTTGAAAACCTTATAAATGAGTTTCCTTTTTTATGGAGTATTATGAAATTCCTTATTATAATTCTGTTTGTATTCTTCATAATAAATTATTTAAGGAAATATCTAAAAAAGAAAATTCCGAATTTAACTGTACGTTATAAATCTCAAAAAGGGGTTGAAATTATTGGGTATATTGTATTATTGATTATCATAATCATCTATTTTACAGGAACTATTAAAGATTTTACTGTAATAATTGGTTTATTTACAGCAGGATTGGCTTTTACCTTACAGGAACTAATTTTAAGTATTGCAGGTTCTGTCTATATCTTTCTAGTAAAAGTATATACACCTGGAGATCGAATTGAAATTAATGGCATAAAAGGAGATGTAATTGATGTAGATAGTATTTACACAACAATGATGGAAATAGGACAATGGGTTAACAGCGATAATTATACAGGGAGAATTGTTAAATTAAGTAATGCCTTTGTTTTTAAAGGGCCAGTATACAACTACTCTCAAGATTTTCCTTTTATTTGGGATGAATTTAATTTACCTATAAGATATGGTTCTAATATAGATTTGGCAAAATCAATAATTATTAAAACCGCTACAGAAACACTTTCAGAATATACAATGAATTCCAAAGCACAATGGAATGCTGTGGTTAATAAATATTATATTGAAGATGCACAAGTAGATCCTACTTTAGCAATTACACTTACAGATAATTGGATACAATTCAACCTAAGATATATTGTCGATTTCAAAAAAAGAAGGCTTACAAAACATGTTTTGCATGATAAAATTAGAAAAGAAATTGAGAAAACAAATGATGCTGTTATTCTAGCTTCTACCACTTTAGAAGTGATAAAAATTCCAGATGTAAAAATTGATTTAAAAACGCCAATTAATACTTAA
- a CDS encoding sugar porter family MFS transporter, whose protein sequence is MTKKLIFIAFVVSLGGFLFGFDAGIISGVMSYAGPEFNLSDIQSGWVVSSPSFAAMIAMLFSGRLSDKIGRKKMLLFVAFLYAISAVFSALAWSYEILYIARMIGGLAFGAALVLAPMFIAEISTAENRGKLVAIQQLNIVLGFFVAFLSNYFFNKYNISGDTFLTDENVWRWMLGVELIPALLYFIFLFFVPRSPRWLYLREKFDEAKEVLHQIHGKVKAESEIASIDKNVQSEKNKSTLKIKDLLKPSLRFILMVGLVVGILQQITGINAVYFYATSIFKQTGVGTDASFSSGILLSTITVIFTFIAMYLIDKMGRRPLLLIGTAGVAISLLLCAYGFNQATYQLTEQKVKQFDFQDSQKLLQIIDKVYDNDVDFKDDLKTILGNRIYSKNDGVIIEAAANINANLILVGILGFIACFAFSLGPVMWVLLSELYPIKYRGLAIGGIAFVNSLISSIVQLIFPWELSNFGNALTFFIFGIIASLGFIIFIKILPETKGKSLEELEAELIKN, encoded by the coding sequence ATGACCAAAAAATTAATATTTATTGCCTTTGTAGTTTCTTTGGGTGGGTTTCTTTTTGGCTTTGATGCAGGAATTATTTCAGGAGTTATGTCTTACGCTGGTCCTGAATTTAATTTAAGTGATATTCAATCTGGATGGGTAGTGAGTTCTCCTTCTTTTGCAGCAATGATAGCAATGCTATTTTCTGGAAGATTAAGTGATAAGATTGGTCGTAAAAAAATGTTGCTTTTTGTTGCTTTTTTATATGCAATTTCAGCTGTTTTTTCGGCTTTAGCTTGGTCTTACGAAATCCTTTATATTGCAAGAATGATTGGTGGTTTGGCTTTTGGTGCAGCCTTGGTTTTAGCACCAATGTTTATTGCAGAAATTTCAACAGCCGAAAATAGAGGGAAATTAGTTGCTATTCAGCAATTGAATATTGTTCTTGGTTTTTTTGTTGCTTTCTTAAGCAACTATTTCTTTAATAAATATAACATTTCTGGTGATACGTTTTTGACTGATGAAAATGTTTGGAGATGGATGTTAGGTGTAGAATTAATACCCGCTCTTTTATACTTTATATTTTTATTCTTTGTGCCAAGAAGTCCACGTTGGTTGTATTTAAGAGAAAAATTTGATGAAGCAAAAGAAGTACTTCATCAAATTCATGGTAAAGTAAAAGCAGAATCAGAAATAGCTTCAATTGATAAAAATGTACAATCAGAAAAAAACAAATCAACTTTAAAAATTAAAGATTTACTAAAACCTTCTTTGCGTTTTATTTTAATGGTAGGTTTAGTTGTTGGAATTTTACAGCAAATTACAGGAATCAATGCCGTTTATTTTTATGCAACATCTATCTTTAAACAAACAGGTGTTGGAACAGATGCTTCTTTTTCATCTGGAATTTTATTAAGTACAATTACGGTAATTTTTACTTTTATTGCCATGTATTTAATTGATAAAATGGGTAGAAGACCTTTGTTGTTAATTGGCACTGCAGGTGTAGCAATAAGTTTATTATTATGCGCCTATGGTTTTAATCAGGCAACTTATCAATTAACTGAACAAAAAGTAAAACAGTTTGATTTTCAAGATTCTCAAAAATTGTTACAAATAATTGATAAAGTCTATGATAATGATGTTGATTTTAAAGATGATTTAAAAACTATATTAGGTAATAGAATTTATAGTAAAAATGATGGTGTAATTATAGAAGCTGCAGCCAATATAAATGCAAACTTAATTTTGGTAGGAATTTTAGGATTTATTGCATGCTTTGCATTTTCATTAGGGCCAGTAATGTGGGTGTTATTGTCAGAGCTATATCCAATTAAGTATAGAGGTCTGGCAATTGGGGGTATTGCTTTCGTAAATTCTTTAATTAGTTCTATAGTTCAATTAATATTTCCATGGGAGTTATCTAATTTTGGAAATGCGTTAACTTTTTTTATATTTGGAATTATAGCTTCTTTAGGTTTTATAATTTTTATCAAAATTTTACCTGAGACGAAAGGAAAATCTCTTGAAGAATTAGAAGCAGAATTGATCAAAAATTAG
- a CDS encoding metallophosphoesterase — MKSYSFFTIILLCIAILIVDIFAFYWLQTITQFIISDILRNIIYILFWTFTLGLITAILIIKLRLDNINPTKKQLLISSFYGLAISSFIPKLIFVIIISILHFTNYLLSETASLIFVPLVGLFSGFLPFFVILYGIFKSLYHFKIHTHKLHFNKLPKSFSGLKIVQISDIHIGSFNNQFSILNNAIEKINSLNPDYIFFTGDLVNNYAWELIGWERIFNKLKAKKGKYSVLGNHDYGDYSEWDSKEKKKENFEKIKQFYTDIGFKLLMNEATVIEDKKNNKIAIIGVENWGKPPFKQYGNLQKALQKVQEIPFKILLSHDPSHWAEKVIDKTSISLTLSGHTHGMQAGFQFKNFQWSPIKLKYKHWAGLYKHNNQILYVNRGLGWLGFPGRLGMRPEITLFEILN; from the coding sequence ATGAAATCATATTCGTTTTTTACAATTATTCTCTTATGTATTGCCATCTTAATTGTAGATATATTTGCTTTTTATTGGCTACAAACTATTACACAATTCATTATTTCTGATATTTTAAGAAATATTATCTATATCCTCTTCTGGACTTTTACATTAGGATTAATTACAGCTATTCTGATAATAAAATTAAGATTAGACAATATAAATCCTACAAAAAAACAATTGCTAATTTCTTCATTTTATGGACTTGCTATTTCTTCATTTATTCCAAAACTTATTTTTGTAATTATAATTTCAATATTACATTTTACAAATTATTTACTTTCTGAAACTGCTTCATTAATTTTTGTTCCTTTAGTAGGATTATTTTCTGGGTTCTTACCTTTTTTTGTTATTCTATATGGCATTTTTAAATCCTTGTATCATTTTAAAATTCACACTCATAAACTTCACTTTAATAAGTTGCCTAAATCCTTTAGTGGATTAAAAATTGTGCAAATTTCTGATATCCATATTGGTAGTTTTAATAATCAATTTTCTATTTTAAATAATGCTATCGAAAAAATAAATTCATTAAACCCAGATTACATTTTTTTTACTGGAGATTTAGTAAATAACTATGCTTGGGAATTAATTGGATGGGAAAGAATATTTAATAAATTAAAGGCTAAAAAAGGAAAATATTCCGTTTTAGGAAATCATGATTATGGAGATTATAGCGAATGGGATTCAAAAGAAAAAAAGAAAGAAAATTTTGAAAAAATTAAACAATTTTACACAGATATTGGTTTTAAATTATTAATGAATGAAGCAACTGTTATTGAAGATAAAAAAAATAACAAAATTGCCATAATTGGAGTAGAAAACTGGGGGAAACCTCCTTTTAAACAGTATGGAAATTTGCAAAAAGCACTCCAAAAAGTTCAAGAAATTCCTTTTAAGATTTTATTATCTCATGACCCTTCTCATTGGGCAGAAAAAGTCATTGATAAAACTTCCATTTCGCTCACTTTATCTGGTCATACACATGGCATGCAAGCTGGTTTTCAATTTAAAAATTTTCAATGGAGTCCTATAAAATTAAAATACAAACATTGGGCTGGCTTGTATAAACATAATAATCAAATTTTATATGTGAATAGAGGTTTAGGTTGGTTAGGTTTTCCTGGCAGATTAGGAATGAGACCAGAAATTACACTTTTCGAAATTCTTAACTGA
- a CDS encoding SOS response-associated peptidase family protein — MNGFYEWQHRGKEKIKCEIDFNSQLSDFAGLYTNNTYTITTTEAMGVGSVILNTKLRMPFSLKTESDMQRWLNNEELAPQYNFTPT, encoded by the coding sequence ATCAATGGTTTTTATGAATGGCAGCATCGAGGCAAAGAAAAGATAAAATGCGAAATAGATTTTAACAGTCAATTATCTGATTTTGCAGGATTATACACAAACAATACCTATACAATTACAACTACAGAGGCAATGGGAGTAGGGAGTGTAATTCTTAATACAAAATTAAGAATGCCATTTAGTTTAAAAACAGAAAGCGATATGCAACGTTGGTTAAATAATGAAGAACTAGCTCCTCAATACAATTTTACCCCGACATAA
- a CDS encoding CDP-alcohol phosphatidyltransferase family protein: protein MFTFKNFNIADWFSFYRIFAAPFLLLLIWFDVQLLFTWFLLISYLTDAIDGYLARKLKITSARGSQLDSIGDQITLVIGLIGLLCFETNFIQKNLVLILIVFTPYLLQMIIAYIKYGKATAFHTYFAKLSAILQSVFILWALFFSPEYSLFYIMIIIGLLETFEEITLIFMYDNWASDVKGIYWALRDKRRLKKKL, encoded by the coding sequence ATGTTCACATTTAAAAATTTTAATATTGCAGATTGGTTTTCATTTTATCGAATTTTTGCTGCACCTTTTTTACTACTCTTAATTTGGTTTGATGTACAATTACTCTTTACGTGGTTTTTATTAATCAGTTATTTAACAGATGCCATTGATGGATATCTTGCTAGAAAACTAAAAATAACGAGTGCTAGAGGCTCTCAATTAGATTCCATTGGCGATCAAATAACATTGGTTATTGGGCTTATTGGCTTGTTATGTTTCGAAACCAATTTTATTCAAAAAAATTTAGTTTTAATATTAATTGTATTTACTCCTTATCTATTACAAATGATTATTGCTTATATTAAGTACGGAAAAGCCACTGCTTTTCATACTTATTTTGCAAAACTTTCTGCCATTTTACAAAGCGTTTTTATTCTTTGGGCATTATTTTTTTCTCCAGAATACAGTCTATTTTATATAATGATAATCATAGGTTTATTAGAAACTTTTGAAGAAATTACACTCATTTTTATGTATGATAATTGGGCTTCTGATGTAAAAGGTATTTACTGGGCACTTAGAGATAAAAGACGATTAAAGAAAAAATTATAG
- a CDS encoding glycoside hydrolase family 30 protein, whose product MKESLKKQALYFCVLFLSFGFFQCKESKKNDQKDHNKEQISFDIRTAKAIVYTTAHNSKLKLTLTDTILFSDFKQPLETEIDIMVDPKNEFQEFVGIGAALTDASAETFYKLTKENQELFLEAYYDEEKGIGYSLARTIIHSCDFSKASYTYIEEDDKELNTFSIEHDRKYRIPFTKKAIEAAGGQLTMYASPWSPPAFMKTNDNMLRGGKLKKEFYQPWANYYAKFIKAYEKEGIPIWGLSIQNEPMAVQRWESCIYTAEEERDFLKDYLGPTLEKEGLGDKKIIVWDHNRDLLYQRASTILNDPEAAKYVWGTGFHWYEDWKDDNPMFENVASVNEAYPDKKLIFTEGCNEGYDLERLENEDPSLAERYGKAMIKDFNNGTVAWTDWNILLDETGGPNHVGNLCFAPVHGNTQTGDLNFTNSFYYIGHFSKFIRPGAKRISSVTSSNSIISTAFKNKNNSIAIIAMNTSNKMLDYTVTIDLNTAKLKIPPHSIQTITLN is encoded by the coding sequence ATGAAAGAAAGTTTAAAAAAACAAGCCTTATATTTTTGTGTACTTTTTCTTTCTTTTGGTTTTTTTCAATGTAAAGAATCAAAAAAAAATGATCAAAAAGATCATAATAAAGAACAAATTTCTTTTGATATTAGAACTGCAAAAGCAATAGTGTATACCACAGCTCACAACTCAAAATTAAAACTTACACTAACAGACACCATTTTATTTTCAGATTTTAAACAGCCTTTAGAAACTGAAATTGATATAATGGTAGATCCTAAAAATGAGTTTCAAGAATTTGTAGGAATAGGTGCAGCATTAACAGATGCTTCTGCAGAAACTTTTTATAAATTAACAAAAGAAAATCAAGAATTGTTTTTAGAGGCTTATTATGATGAAGAGAAAGGTATTGGATATTCTTTAGCAAGAACGATTATTCATAGTTGCGATTTTTCAAAAGCAAGTTACACTTATATAGAAGAGGATGATAAAGAATTAAATACTTTTTCTATAGAGCATGATAGAAAATATAGAATTCCATTTACCAAAAAAGCAATTGAAGCAGCAGGCGGTCAATTAACCATGTACGCAAGCCCTTGGAGCCCCCCTGCATTTATGAAAACCAATGATAATATGTTAAGAGGAGGTAAATTAAAGAAGGAGTTCTACCAACCTTGGGCAAATTATTATGCTAAATTTATAAAAGCCTACGAAAAAGAAGGAATACCAATTTGGGGCCTTTCAATTCAAAATGAACCAATGGCAGTGCAACGTTGGGAATCTTGTATTTATACAGCAGAAGAAGAACGCGACTTTTTAAAAGATTATTTAGGACCAACTTTAGAAAAAGAGGGTTTAGGAGATAAAAAAATAATTGTTTGGGATCATAATAGAGATTTATTATATCAAAGAGCTAGCACTATTTTAAACGATCCAGAAGCAGCAAAATATGTTTGGGGTACCGGTTTTCATTGGTATGAAGACTGGAAAGATGATAACCCAATGTTTGAAAATGTAGCAAGTGTAAATGAAGCTTACCCTGATAAAAAATTAATTTTTACAGAAGGATGCAATGAAGGATATGATCTTGAAAGATTAGAAAATGAAGATCCATCATTAGCAGAACGTTATGGAAAAGCAATGATTAAAGATTTTAATAACGGCACTGTTGCATGGACAGATTGGAATATCCTTCTAGATGAAACAGGAGGTCCAAATCATGTTGGTAATTTATGTTTTGCACCAGTGCATGGAAACACACAAACAGGGGATTTAAATTTTACCAACTCATTTTATTATATAGGTCATTTTTCTAAATTTATAAGGCCAGGAGCAAAAAGAATAAGCAGCGTTACAAGTTCTAATAGTATTATTTCTACGGCTTTTAAAAATAAAAATAATAGTATTGCTATTATAGCTATGAACACTTCTAATAAGATGTTAGATTATACCGTTACAATTGATTTAAATACAGCTAAATTAAAAATACCACCTCATTCAATTCAAACAATTACACTTAATTAA